In a single window of the Novosphingobium sp. IK01 genome:
- a CDS encoding nucleotidyltransferase family protein gives MSKPLVSDTAMVLAAGIGKRMRPLTVSRPKPLVRVAGKALIDHALDKLSEAGVTRAVVNAHYLADQLEAHVLMREAPAIAVSDEREALLETGGGLVKALPLIDRETFFCLNSDNIWLDGPRNVFAALSDAWDPARMDALLLMVSHAQAFNYAGPGDFHLDPMGLVARRKPGRVAPYIFTGIQIVSQRLLRDAPQGAFSTGILWDRAIAEGRLYGLPHTGLWYEVGAPEMIAPTVQALTGA, from the coding sequence ATGAGCAAGCCTCTGGTTTCCGATACCGCGATGGTGCTGGCGGCCGGGATCGGCAAGCGGATGCGCCCGCTCACCGTCAGCCGCCCCAAGCCGCTCGTGCGCGTGGCGGGCAAGGCGCTGATCGACCATGCGCTCGACAAGCTGTCGGAGGCGGGCGTGACGCGCGCGGTGGTCAATGCCCACTATCTGGCCGACCAGCTCGAAGCCCATGTCCTGATGCGCGAGGCCCCGGCCATCGCCGTTTCGGACGAGCGCGAGGCCTTGCTCGAAACCGGCGGGGGCCTCGTCAAGGCGCTGCCGCTGATCGACCGGGAGACGTTCTTCTGCCTCAACAGCGACAATATCTGGCTCGACGGGCCGCGCAATGTCTTTGCCGCTCTGTCCGATGCCTGGGACCCGGCGCGGATGGACGCGCTTTTGCTGATGGTCAGCCATGCGCAGGCCTTCAACTATGCCGGGCCCGGTGATTTCCATCTCGATCCCATGGGCCTTGTCGCACGGCGCAAGCCGGGGCGGGTGGCACCCTATATCTTCACCGGCATCCAGATCGTGTCGCAGCGGCTCTTGCGCGATGCGCCGCAAGGGGCGTTCTCGACCGGGATCTTGTGGGACCGGGCGATTGCCGAAGGGCGGCTCTATGGCCTGCCCCATACCGGGCTGTGGTATGAGGTGGGCGCGCCCGAGATGATCGCGCCGACCGTTCAGGCGCTCACCGGAGCGTGA
- the addA gene encoding double-strand break repair helicase AddA, which yields MSKVYPLQGNQARAVAPDRTVWLSASAGTGKTQVLSARVLRLLLQPDVEPENILCLTFTKAGAAEMATRVNDVLARWVRMPDVELFADLEAIGAQAGSDKLARARSRFAAVLDCPGGGLRIETIHAFSQWLLSAFPVESGLLPGTRAMEDRDRELLVREVLAQMLVEAEEHGDEGLLDALALLALRMDQGSVIGFLLRCASAIELWTGPTGWQLPLRPQINQLLGLEADEDGSDLAAFCSDEAFDVASVRRCMEANAAWGTKTGIDAANMMGDWLACNPQARLAGIDDFAKLFLTGKGEAKSTRNIDKHEPAYGDYQARVIAGIAALRERAALLALAELLDPALTVGRRFALAWDAAKAREGFIDFDDQIRAAASLLTERASAEWIRFKLDRRFDHVLVDEAQDTNEAQWRIVLKGLVDDFFSGESERARTLFVVGDYKQAIFGFQGTSPENFAKAREQVRRELAGLAEATGEETRKLLSLGLGQSYRTAMPILAFVDRAIQTIGPERFGLPEAPEQHVGDMRPGLVRLWRTVGDGSDESSEDDDAPEAGEEGAENWLSRPDRDLADRLARQVRLWIDTGYPLHKGKPRNAGPGDIMVLVRKRKDLAGLIVARLHAHGVPVAGVDRLRLGAPLAVKDLMAALRFCAQPFDDLNLANLLVSPLIGWSQEDLLARGYRKDGVRLWSHLAASRDPATVEGVERLLDLLRRADYEPPASLLHWLLVGPWQARYRLVARLGREANDPIDELLNAAMAYASGQVASLVGFIQWFDSGDGELKREAGQAANLVRVMTVHGSKGLQAPIVILADAADDPDASMARGGELHERVVVPGQAARAVPLPPLRKAEKAGPVRAAQEKAALEERAEHWRLLYVALTRAEEALFIAGARPKSRKDLPADSWYARLQPLFEGGEDEEDGWAPDPIWDGARDIGMAGPPVSQGYQPATSLGLPLLPPVLTTPIGPEPRPPRPLAPSALGDDEAPDPPTQPGPGALMAARRGTLIHRLIERMPAVPRDEREEAARGWLARQAADFAPDQHEDMVRAACAVLDHPDWQGVFGPQSLAEVPLAAVVEGRVVSGKIDRLLIEDERVLIVDFKTARRPPARLEEVPVATLRQMAAYAAALSAIHPGRRVEAALLYTHAPHLIAVPPGVLALHRPQPV from the coding sequence GTGAGCAAGGTCTATCCGCTTCAGGGCAACCAGGCCCGCGCGGTCGCGCCTGATCGCACGGTCTGGCTTTCCGCCTCGGCAGGCACGGGCAAGACGCAGGTGCTGTCCGCGCGCGTGCTGCGCTTGTTGTTGCAGCCCGATGTCGAGCCGGAGAATATCCTGTGCCTGACCTTCACCAAGGCGGGTGCGGCGGAAATGGCCACGCGCGTCAACGATGTGCTGGCGCGCTGGGTGCGGATGCCCGATGTGGAGCTGTTTGCCGATCTGGAGGCGATTGGCGCGCAGGCCGGGTCCGACAAGCTGGCACGCGCGCGCAGCCGCTTTGCCGCCGTGCTCGATTGCCCCGGCGGCGGCCTGCGGATCGAGACGATCCACGCCTTTTCGCAGTGGCTGCTCTCGGCCTTTCCGGTCGAATCCGGGCTTTTGCCGGGCACGCGGGCGATGGAGGATCGCGACCGCGAGCTGCTCGTGCGCGAGGTGCTCGCCCAGATGTTGGTCGAGGCCGAGGAGCATGGCGACGAGGGCCTGCTCGACGCCCTCGCGCTGCTGGCGCTGCGGATGGATCAGGGGAGCGTCATCGGCTTCCTGCTGCGCTGTGCCTCGGCCATTGAGCTGTGGACCGGGCCGACCGGCTGGCAACTGCCGCTGCGTCCGCAGATCAATCAGTTGCTGGGGCTTGAGGCCGACGAGGACGGCAGCGATCTGGCCGCGTTCTGTTCGGACGAGGCCTTTGACGTTGCCTCGGTGCGCCGCTGCATGGAGGCCAATGCCGCCTGGGGCACGAAGACCGGGATCGACGCGGCCAACATGATGGGCGATTGGCTGGCCTGCAATCCGCAGGCGCGGCTCGCCGGGATCGACGACTTTGCCAAGCTGTTCCTGACCGGCAAGGGCGAGGCCAAGTCGACCCGCAACATCGACAAGCACGAACCGGCCTATGGCGACTATCAGGCCCGCGTGATCGCCGGGATCGCCGCCTTGCGCGAGCGGGCGGCGCTCTTGGCACTGGCCGAGCTGCTTGATCCGGCGCTGACCGTCGGGCGGCGTTTTGCCCTCGCGTGGGACGCGGCCAAGGCGCGCGAAGGATTCATCGATTTCGACGACCAGATCCGCGCCGCGGCCTCGCTTTTGACCGAGCGGGCCTCGGCAGAATGGATCCGCTTCAAGCTCGACCGGCGTTTCGACCATGTGCTGGTCGACGAGGCGCAGGACACCAACGAGGCGCAATGGCGCATCGTGCTCAAGGGGCTGGTCGACGATTTCTTCAGCGGCGAGAGCGAGCGCGCACGCACGCTGTTCGTGGTGGGCGACTACAAGCAGGCGATCTTCGGTTTTCAGGGCACCAGCCCGGAAAATTTTGCCAAGGCGCGCGAGCAGGTGCGGCGCGAACTGGCCGGGCTGGCAGAGGCCACCGGCGAGGAAACACGCAAGCTGCTCTCGCTTGGCCTTGGGCAATCCTATCGCACGGCGATGCCGATTCTGGCGTTTGTCGACCGCGCGATCCAGACCATCGGCCCCGAGCGGTTCGGCCTGCCCGAGGCGCCCGAGCAGCATGTGGGCGACATGCGCCCCGGTCTCGTGCGGCTCTGGCGCACGGTCGGCGATGGCTCGGACGAGAGCAGCGAGGATGACGACGCGCCCGAGGCCGGGGAGGAGGGCGCGGAAAACTGGCTCTCGCGGCCCGACCGCGATCTGGCCGACCGGCTGGCGCGGCAGGTGCGGCTCTGGATCGACACCGGATACCCGCTGCACAAGGGCAAGCCGCGCAATGCCGGTCCGGGCGACATCATGGTCCTCGTGCGCAAGCGCAAGGATCTGGCCGGGCTGATCGTGGCGCGGCTTCATGCCCATGGCGTGCCGGTGGCGGGCGTCGATCGCTTGCGGCTTGGGGCGCCGCTGGCGGTCAAGGACCTGATGGCCGCGCTGCGGTTCTGTGCGCAGCCGTTCGACGACCTCAACCTTGCCAATCTGCTGGTCTCCCCGCTGATCGGGTGGAGCCAGGAAGACTTGCTCGCGCGCGGCTATCGCAAGGACGGGGTGCGGCTGTGGAGCCATCTGGCCGCCTCGCGCGATCCGGCCACGGTCGAGGGTGTCGAGCGGCTGCTCGACCTGTTGCGCCGCGCCGATTACGAACCGCCTGCGTCGTTGCTGCACTGGTTGCTGGTGGGCCCTTGGCAGGCGCGCTATCGCCTTGTCGCGCGACTGGGGCGCGAGGCCAACGACCCCATCGACGAACTGCTCAATGCGGCGATGGCCTATGCCTCGGGGCAGGTGGCCAGCCTCGTCGGCTTCATCCAGTGGTTCGACAGCGGCGATGGCGAGTTGAAGCGCGAGGCCGGGCAGGCCGCCAATCTGGTGCGGGTGATGACCGTCCATGGCTCGAAGGGGCTTCAGGCGCCCATCGTGATCCTTGCCGATGCCGCCGACGACCCGGACGCGAGCATGGCGCGCGGGGGCGAACTGCACGAGCGCGTTGTCGTGCCCGGACAGGCCGCGCGCGCGGTGCCGCTGCCGCCCTTGCGCAAGGCCGAGAAAGCGGGCCCCGTGCGCGCCGCGCAGGAAAAAGCCGCGCTCGAGGAGCGGGCCGAACACTGGCGCCTGCTCTATGTGGCGCTGACCCGCGCCGAAGAGGCGCTGTTCATTGCCGGCGCGCGGCCCAAGAGCCGCAAGGACTTGCCTGCCGACAGCTGGTATGCCCGCCTGCAACCGCTGTTCGAGGGCGGCGAGGATGAGGAAGACGGCTGGGCGCCCGATCCGATCTGGGACGGTGCGCGCGATATCGGCATGGCCGGGCCGCCGGTTTCGCAGGGGTATCAGCCCGCCACCTCTCTGGGCCTGCCGCTCCTGCCGCCGGTCCTGACCACCCCCATCGGCCCCGAACCACGCCCGCCGCGCCCGCTCGCCCCTTCGGCGCTGGGCGACGACGAAGCCCCCGATCCGCCCACGCAGCCGGGGCCGGGGGCCTTGATGGCGGCGCGGCGGGGAACGCTGATCCACCGCCTGATCGAACGGATGCCCGCCGTGCCGCGTGACGAGCGCGAGGAGGCCGCGCGCGGCTGGCTGGCGCGGCAGGCCGCCGATTTTGCGCCAGATCAGCACGAGGACATGGTGCGCGCGGCCTGTGCCGTGCTCGACCATCCCGACTGGCAGGGGGTGTTCGGGCCGCAGTCGCTCGCCGAAGTGCCGCTGGCGGCGGTTGTCGAGGGGCGCGTGGTCTCGGGCAAGATCGACCGCCTGCTGATCGAGGACGAGCGCGTGCTGATCGTCGACTTCAAGACCGCGCGGCGTCCGCCAGCACGGCTCGAAGAGGTGCCGGTGGCGACTTTGCGCCAGATGGCGGCCTATGCCGCGGCGCTCAGCGCAATCCATCCGGGCCGCCGGGTCGAGGCCGCGCTCCTTTATACCCATGCGCCGCACCTGATCGCGGTTCCGCCCGGGGTTCTGGCGCTCCATCGGCCCCAGCCTGTCTAG
- the addB gene encoding double-strand break repair protein AddB encodes MSSRGASVYTIAAHRGFADALVAGLLPRYREDTFGLARLTLLLPSQRAVRNLTEAFVRASGGGLLLPRMAVVGDLDLDETLGALLDPLGGGSVAPPACDPVFRLLRLAELLRGELQAEGIVRGEAGLVRQARSLAQSLDRMAAEDVAPEQLLTIDMLPELAEHWQDSLRLFARVQMRWRFELEERGQVDAPVRRNLLLDHAAQAWRLAPPPFPVIAAGVTSGAPAIARLLRTVADLPQGAVVLPDLDLALDPAVWDALGQAGASEEDAETGEPGPVFGRGDQLTHPQYHLKLLLTRMGLTREDVKPWHRAGMSAAPPARSRAISNLFLPPEASTAWIDLPPGDRRFTGVRLMRSTHPEEEAQAIAVLVRQALAQPERRVAVVTPDRGLASRVIAHLERWNIAADDTAGRPLPQTVAGRLFLQLAQVRAERCAPVALLALLGHPLVMAGEARAAWLERVRQLDLVLRGPRPGPGLEPIREAVREREKRYPGLSAWWDGVELLLLPLLGASGLEQDDGLPLAATLTMLADLAETLAGASIWGNADGRALAQFVEQWREAAAQAGSLPVDPREIPALLRDAMDEVSVRPPYGGHPRLAIYGLLEARMSRADLVICAGMTEGSWPAAPTPDPLLAPPILRALGIPGADFRIGLAAHDLAAMLGAPEVVLSYAERDASGPAIPSRFLLRVHALLDEEDVVWETDSVQWGKALDHAAQGPAYRRPRPLPSRDQRRVDIAVTALDRLRSDPYQFYAASILGLKTIDPRDADPTPAWRGTAVHAILEAWHRAGAPPGELIPLAERALAQMSAHPFMRSLWRPRLLAALGWIEDEQDRLAGEGRDVAAFECWGETRVEGVRIFGRADRIDRLADGTLAIVDYKTGTPPSGRMVQEGFALQLGLIGLIAQEGGFRDKDGKLRVEGDSSRFEYWSLARDPKGGGFGFMREPILEGRRKSGIPREDFLPETRRFLEEAIARWILGTEPFTARLNPDLPGYADYDQLMRLEEWQGRDGRDDEGRDAL; translated from the coding sequence GTGAGCAGCCGGGGCGCAAGCGTCTATACCATCGCCGCCCATCGCGGCTTTGCCGATGCCCTCGTGGCCGGGCTTTTGCCGCGCTATCGCGAGGACACGTTCGGCCTTGCGCGGCTCACCCTGCTGTTGCCCAGCCAGCGCGCGGTGCGCAACCTGACCGAGGCCTTTGTCCGCGCCTCGGGCGGGGGGCTGCTGCTGCCGCGCATGGCGGTGGTGGGCGACCTCGATCTCGACGAGACCCTGGGCGCCCTGCTCGATCCGCTGGGCGGGGGCAGCGTGGCGCCGCCTGCCTGCGATCCGGTTTTCCGGCTCTTGCGGCTGGCCGAATTGCTGCGCGGGGAATTGCAGGCCGAAGGCATCGTGCGGGGCGAAGCCGGGCTGGTCCGTCAGGCGCGCAGTCTCGCCCAGTCGCTCGACCGCATGGCCGCCGAGGATGTCGCGCCCGAGCAATTGCTCACCATCGACATGCTGCCCGAGCTGGCCGAGCACTGGCAGGACAGCCTGCGCCTGTTCGCACGGGTGCAGATGCGCTGGCGCTTTGAACTGGAGGAGCGCGGACAGGTCGACGCGCCGGTGCGGCGCAATCTCCTGCTCGATCATGCCGCGCAGGCCTGGCGCTTGGCGCCGCCGCCGTTTCCGGTGATCGCCGCCGGGGTGACTTCGGGCGCGCCCGCGATTGCGCGGCTGTTGCGCACGGTCGCCGACCTGCCGCAAGGGGCGGTGGTACTGCCCGATCTCGACCTTGCGCTCGATCCTGCTGTCTGGGACGCACTGGGGCAGGCGGGGGCGAGCGAGGAGGACGCCGAAACGGGGGAGCCGGGCCCGGTGTTCGGGCGCGGGGACCAGCTCACCCACCCGCAGTATCACCTCAAATTGCTGCTCACCCGCATGGGCCTGACGCGCGAGGACGTGAAGCCGTGGCACCGTGCCGGGATGTCCGCCGCGCCCCCTGCGCGCAGCCGGGCGATTTCCAACCTGTTCCTGCCGCCCGAGGCGAGCACGGCGTGGATCGACCTGCCGCCGGGCGACCGGCGCTTTACCGGCGTGCGCCTGATGCGCAGCACCCACCCGGAAGAAGAAGCACAGGCGATTGCCGTTCTCGTGCGGCAGGCGCTGGCCCAGCCCGAACGCCGGGTGGCGGTTGTCACCCCCGATCGTGGGCTGGCCTCGCGCGTGATTGCGCATCTCGAACGCTGGAACATCGCGGCTGACGATACCGCCGGGCGGCCCTTGCCCCAGACGGTGGCCGGGCGCCTGTTCCTGCAACTGGCGCAAGTGCGCGCGGAACGCTGCGCGCCTGTCGCCCTGCTGGCGCTGCTCGGCCATCCGCTGGTCATGGCCGGTGAGGCGCGCGCAGCCTGGCTGGAGCGCGTGCGGCAACTCGATCTGGTCTTGCGCGGGCCCCGTCCGGGCCCCGGACTGGAGCCGATCCGCGAGGCCGTGCGCGAGCGCGAAAAGCGCTATCCGGGCCTTTCGGCCTGGTGGGACGGGGTCGAACTGCTGCTCCTGCCGCTGCTCGGCGCGAGTGGGCTGGAACAGGACGATGGCTTGCCGCTGGCCGCCACGCTGACCATGCTGGCCGATCTGGCCGAAACGCTGGCGGGCGCAAGCATCTGGGGCAATGCCGACGGGCGCGCGCTGGCGCAGTTTGTCGAGCAATGGCGCGAGGCGGCGGCACAGGCGGGCAGCCTGCCGGTCGACCCGCGCGAGATCCCGGCGCTCTTGCGCGATGCGATGGACGAGGTTTCGGTGCGCCCGCCCTATGGCGGCCATCCGCGTCTGGCGATCTATGGCCTGCTCGAAGCGCGGATGAGCCGGGCCGACCTCGTGATCTGCGCCGGGATGACCGAAGGCTCGTGGCCCGCCGCGCCCACGCCCGATCCGCTGCTGGCCCCGCCGATCCTGCGCGCGCTGGGCATTCCGGGGGCCGATTTCCGCATTGGTCTTGCCGCGCACGATCTGGCCGCGATGCTCGGCGCGCCTGAAGTCGTGCTCAGCTATGCCGAGCGCGATGCCAGCGGCCCGGCGATCCCTTCGCGCTTTTTGCTGCGCGTCCACGCCCTACTCGACGAGGAGGACGTGGTCTGGGAAACGGACTCGGTGCAATGGGGCAAGGCGCTCGACCATGCGGCGCAAGGCCCGGCGTATCGCCGCCCCCGGCCCCTGCCGAGCCGCGACCAGCGGCGGGTCGATATTGCGGTGACCGCGCTCGACCGCCTGCGGTCCGACCCGTACCAGTTCTATGCCGCGTCGATTCTGGGGCTCAAGACGATTGACCCGCGCGACGCCGATCCGACCCCGGCCTGGCGCGGGACGGCGGTTCACGCCATTCTCGAAGCCTGGCACCGCGCGGGCGCGCCGCCGGGCGAGCTGATCCCGCTGGCCGAACGCGCGCTGGCGCAGATGAGCGCGCATCCGTTCATGCGCAGCCTGTGGCGTCCGCGCCTGCTCGCCGCGCTCGGCTGGATCGAGGACGAACAGGATCGTCTGGCGGGCGAGGGCCGCGATGTTGCCGCGTTCGAATGCTGGGGCGAAACACGGGTGGAGGGCGTGCGCATCTTTGGCCGCGCCGACCGGATCGACCGGCTGGCCGATGGCACCCTGGCGATTGTCGACTACAAGACGGGCACCCCGCCATCGGGGCGGATGGTGCAGGAAGGCTTTGCCCTGCAATTGGGGCTGATCGGCCTGATCGCGCAAGAGGGCGGCTTCCGCGACAAGGACGGCAAGTTGCGCGTGGAGGGCGACTCTTCGCGCTTTGAATACTGGTCGCTGGCCCGCGATCCCAAGGGTGGCGGCTTTGGCTTCATGCGCGAGCCGATCCTCGAAGGGCGGCGCAAATCGGGCATCCCGCGCGAGGATTTCCTGCCCGAGACGCGGCGCTTTCTTGAAGAGGCGATTGCCCGGTGGATCCTGGGCACGGAGCCGTTCACCGCGCGGCTCAACCCCGATCTGCCCGGCTATGCCGACTATGACCAGTTGATGCGGCTCGAAGAATGGCAGGGCCGTGATGGGCGCGATGATGAAGGGCGGGACGCATTGTGA
- a CDS encoding aminoglycoside phosphotransferase family protein translates to MSSDLPMGIEAFLAHAGWAGAAIEPLPGDASFRRYFRVVRSDGSSAMLMHAPPPQEDPQPFLRAARWLDANGLRAPAILAEDAGNGWVLLEDFGNVRCREYLDAWPQDEDAVYRAAIDVLVELAHLPAGPFTAYGMSEYLREVKLFIEWFCPARALYVDVEGWQKAWEEVLAPLLPNQRPGVTVLRDYHAENIMLLGGLETQGLLDFQDALTGHPAYDLVSLLQDARREVSPELEARMFDYYVEKAQPQGDFLADYARLGAQRNTKIVGIFVRLWKRDGKPRYLDYIPRVWAMLERDLAHPALAPVARWFDANIPADLRDPARRLGGEFAA, encoded by the coding sequence ATGAGCAGCGATCTTCCGATGGGAATCGAGGCGTTCCTGGCCCATGCGGGCTGGGCGGGCGCCGCAATCGAACCTTTGCCCGGCGATGCCTCGTTCCGCCGCTATTTCCGCGTGGTGCGAAGCGATGGCAGCAGTGCGATGCTGATGCACGCGCCCCCGCCGCAGGAAGACCCGCAGCCGTTCCTGCGCGCGGCGCGCTGGCTCGACGCCAATGGCTTGCGCGCGCCCGCGATTCTGGCTGAAGATGCGGGCAATGGCTGGGTCTTGCTCGAAGATTTCGGGAATGTCCGTTGCCGCGAATATCTCGACGCCTGGCCGCAGGATGAAGACGCGGTCTATCGCGCGGCGATCGACGTTCTGGTCGAGCTGGCACACCTGCCTGCCGGGCCGTTCACGGCCTATGGCATGAGCGAGTACTTGCGCGAGGTGAAGCTGTTCATCGAATGGTTCTGCCCGGCGCGCGCGCTCTATGTCGATGTGGAGGGCTGGCAGAAGGCCTGGGAAGAAGTGCTCGCGCCCTTGCTGCCCAACCAGCGCCCCGGCGTGACCGTGCTGCGCGATTATCACGCCGAGAACATCATGCTGCTCGGCGGGCTCGAAACGCAGGGCCTGCTCGACTTTCAGGACGCGCTGACCGGCCATCCGGCCTACGATCTCGTCTCGCTGTTGCAGGACGCGCGGCGCGAGGTCTCGCCCGAGCTTGAGGCGCGCATGTTCGACTACTACGTCGAAAAGGCGCAGCCGCAGGGGGATTTCCTCGCCGACTATGCCCGGCTGGGCGCGCAGCGGAACACCAAGATCGTGGGCATTTTCGTGCGCCTGTGGAAGCGCGACGGCAAGCCGCGCTATCTCGATTATATCCCGCGTGTCTGGGCCATGCTCGAACGCGATCTGGCCCATCCCGCGCTCGCCCCGGTGGCGCGCTGGTTCGATGCCAATATCCCGGCTGACTTGCGCGATCCGGCGCGGCGTCTGGGCGGGGAGTTTGCGGCATGA
- the tsaE gene encoding tRNA (adenosine(37)-N6)-threonylcarbamoyltransferase complex ATPase subunit type 1 TsaE: MSSVVPLPDLAATQAFARRLAPLLRAGDVLALEGTLGAGKTTLARALLEALGHEGEVPSPSFTIVEAYDPPAVRLPVVHADFYRLNDPAEAEEIGLDDYRYGAVLIAEWPDHAGGFAHEAGCLTLRLEIAENGRQAIVLPGTGWLERLP; encoded by the coding sequence ATGTCTTCAGTCGTTCCCTTGCCCGATCTGGCCGCAACGCAGGCCTTTGCCCGGCGCCTTGCTCCCCTGCTGCGCGCGGGCGATGTGCTGGCCCTCGAAGGGACGCTGGGGGCCGGCAAGACCACGCTGGCGCGCGCCCTGCTCGAAGCGCTGGGTCACGAGGGGGAGGTGCCTTCGCCCAGCTTCACCATCGTCGAGGCCTATGATCCGCCCGCCGTGCGCCTGCCGGTGGTTCATGCCGATTTCTACCGGTTGAACGACCCGGCTGAGGCCGAGGAGATCGGGCTGGACGATTATCGGTATGGCGCGGTGCTGATCGCCGAATGGCCCGACCATGCCGGGGGGTTTGCCCACGAGGCCGGGTGTTTGACGCTGCGTCTGGAAATAGCGGAAAACGGGCGGCAGGCCATTGTCTTGCCGGGCACTGGCTGGCTAGAGCGTTTGCCATGA